In one window of Canis lupus baileyi chromosome 10, mCanLup2.hap1, whole genome shotgun sequence DNA:
- the LOC140641030 gene encoding interferon alpha-2-like gives FSVLLALVMLSSSPACSLDCNLHFSHGNPETFTLLSQMGRISILSCLKDMTDFSFPWMLVDGNKFEKTEATAVMHEMLQQIFNLFSKSGFLLAWDETLLDKFLTGLYQQLDDLQTCLGEEKNVELLPLESENSIRAVKRYFHGISLYLKEKEYSHCAWEVVRVETKKCLFFNKLTEKLRK, from the coding sequence TTCTCTGTGCTTCTGGCCCTGGTGATGTTGAGCTCCAGCCCTGCCTGCTCTCTGGACTGCAACCTGCATTTCAGCCATGGCAATCCAGAAACCTTCACACTTTTGAGTCAAATGGGGAGAATCTCCATTCTGTCCTGTCTGAAGGATATGACTGACTTCAGCTTTCCTTGGATGCTTGTCGATGGGAACAAATTTGAGAAGACAGAAGCCACAGCGGTCATGCATGAGATGCTCCAGCAGATCTTCAACCTTTTCAGCAAAAGTGGCTTTCTTCTGGCTTGGGATGAGACCCTTCTAGACAAATTCCTCACTGGACTTTATCAGCAGCTGGATGACCTGCAGACATGTTTGGGGGAGGAAAAGAACGTGGAACTGTTACCCCTGGAAAGTGAGAACTCCATACGGGCTGTGAAGAGATACTTCCATGGAATCAGTCTCTATCTTAAAGAGAAAGAATACAGCCACTGTGCCTGGGAGGTTGTAAGGGTGGAAACCAAAAAGTGTTTGTTCTTTAACAAGCTTACAGAGAAactcaggaaataa